A window from Bombus fervidus isolate BK054 chromosome 12, iyBomFerv1, whole genome shotgun sequence encodes these proteins:
- the LOC139992907 gene encoding NACHT and WD repeat domain-containing protein 2 yields the protein MDETIIDSIFAGSLKSLPPVSSKIVRIFTSSTFTDTAMERNTLMAQCYPKLKDYCREKHGLEFQVVDMRWGVRDEATDDHMTTELCMREIENCQRLSMGPNFVVFLGQKYGYRPIPTYVLSSELEMLRTELDGQGMDVSLLDKWYKKDSNAVPPTSILQPISSILKNFNNKRIPKLQQEDQAIWWDTMVKMQKLFRKGAQSLYNSEKFDKDTMHNYFMSVTEREVINGILNVKNTKNHCLAYIRYINNINLQNLRKANLFLDIANRSLDNEASKLLANLRDERLPDKIETTNLQRYTVEWIGREGLDPETHSEYLQHFITHFYRNIVKLVDRAMRKEDSSAQGQIITEILQHLHACNNSVKVFYGREDTLERIKEYMLGDSDKPLVLYGEGGCGKTSLLAKSAGLTSSAWLTGRKPINIIRFLGTTPDSSALTPTLISICQQISYNFMLPFDEIPDDLVPLTAYFKYLLTLATTEQPILLFLDSVDQLTGVQGNKLSWLPTRLPLNCKMILSCAAEESNPVISRDYQLLRRMIDTEENFIEVVALGEDLAMEVIRMWMKTAHRDLNNYQWRLVANAISKCSLPIFVKLVFAEICRWRSYTKPADTHLTCTVMDSIMMLFERIEKQHGKILVFHALAYITAAKSGLSESELEDLISLDDKVLDDVYQYHLPPVRRIPPLLWTRIRNDLPNYLSEREADGVSVLNWYHRQFRDTAKERYFKNMNMAMYFHSMIADYYLGIWGGGRPKPFKYTEIQRHRFNLADKEGVADRKVPEQPLAFYSKDGTITRYNLRKFGELPFHLVRSRRFNDLFENVLFNYEWLHAKLSSCPLQAVLSDFEDACNFIDDQNIVRELMLVADALRLGGAILGSHPDMLAPQLIGRLLPEIGGNVNVKMLLRACDNDGAKDCALLPVYHCLHTPGGPLKYSLEGHQFAVFDFCLTSDYRYVVSISNRFITWDLSTSDMARDVNPGVEGIMQHLVLSPDNRYAAAFTTNNQSVVLNTLTSEFVIIDNPLPNEEPVCGVHLMNQFFFVYGKLGWCRFDLRGNLLDTHTNPEDSNKWPILCVEHTNLDDYRIVFWSGNMEDTSMLLHTYRKKISLEPLNFHSVMVMTNNKQVLYACTTKGDYRVTKYTSDKTSSQWEKVFDMPRAFNDDVEYLLQLKLDREEEMLLATSANGFIVWFLESKSDAYVLILPNGVRNISTKMMCSNSIMVSGNKNYAVAGVRKNLYVWNLETAELVKILDAHFARIIRLEALTIGNWNSVVTSSIDRSVKVWNINNIFEQVHVIDRHELQIDMISLAEECNLAVTVTRDCVGIWDLQTGRLISKLADSPLGAIVTHACITHDGKYIVSTESGNILIWNRITEQVLFKEEQQHVRQLTLVENSSKFITVSRPKNPAGVESMKINATLFMRTIPDGKTTFTLEYLVRSHTGTSFRNVVMTSDNSFLIAPAADKGNRDCVIIYNANTGALISKIPIKLPGFKDISCITPMPNKPHWIGIIGSDKGTILDINKKKIIRTIPKWSGNISRDGKYTLYAPSRGGLELLELKKGTTVKTYIPKVAEGVFTVISMFNRTDEYVLYYHSGRKTIRVFRSSDCEIIANYRVQAELSAIDSTYDGKSIVLGTVDGCVSVLAIADPKKEEIKEYVANLPSRDENWKKKTEKQRVAIKFKAAARIARVTHDLSAIIRNSNIAETIQELDENVE from the exons ATGGACGAAACTATTATTGACTCGATCTTCGCGGGATCTTTGAAGTCCCTACCACCTGTTAGCTCTAAAATCGTCAGAATATTTACCAGTTCCACTTTCACCG ATACGGCGATGGAGCGAAATACATTAATGGCGCAGTGTTATCCAAAGCTGAAGGATTATTGCAGAGAAAAACATGGATTGGAGTTTCAG GTGGTTGACATGAGATGGGGTGTAAGGGACGAAGCCACAGACGATCACATGACCACGGAACTCTGCATGAgggaaatagaaaattgtcaGAGACTTTCAATGGGCCCAAACTTCGTG GTGTTCCTGGGTCAGAAATATGGCTATCGTCCGATTCCAACGTATGTTCTCAGTTCGGAATTGGAAATGTTGAGGACAGAATTGGACGGTCAAGGGATGGACGTCAGTCTGTTGGATAAATGGTACAAAAAGGACAGTAATGCAGTTCCGCCTACGAGCATCTTGCAACCGATATCGtccattttgaaaaattttaataacaaa AGGATCCCAAAGCTACAGCAAGAGGACCAGGCGATTTGGTGGGACACTATGGTAAAAATGCAAAAGCTATTCCGTAAAGGAGCACAGTCTTTGTACAATTCCGAGAAATTCGACAAAGATACCATGCACAATTATTTTATGTCAG TGACTGAAAGGGAAGTGATCAACGGTATCTTGAACGtgaaaaatactaaaaacCATTGCCTGGCATACATACGATACATCAACAACATCAACCTACAAAATTTAAGGAAAGCCAATTTATTCTTGGACATCGCTAACAGAAGCTTAGATAACGAGGCTTCCAAGTTGCTGGCGAATTTAAGGGACGAAAGACTTCCGGACAAGATCGAAACTACAAACTTGCAAAG ATACACGGTAGAATGGATTGGTCGAGAAGGTTTGGACCCAGAAACCCATAGCGAATACCTTCaacactttataacgcatttcTATCGAAACATAGTGAAGCTTGTGGATCGTGCTATGAGAAAAGAAGACAGTTCAGCACAGGGACAGATCATAACAGAAATTTTGCAACATTTGCACGCCTGTAATAACTCTGTGaag GTATTTTACGGTCGAGAAGATACATTGGAGAGAATTAAAGAGTACATGTTAGGTGATAGTGACAAGCCTTTGGTATTGTACGGAGAAGGTGGGTGTGGGAAAACGTCTCTGTTAGCAAAGAGCGCAGGATTGACGAGCAGCGCGTGGCTCACTGGCAGAAAACCAATCAACATAATTCGATTCCTTGGAACTACACCAGACAGCAGTGCGCTGACACCCACGCTGATTTCCATTTGTCAACAA ATTTCCTACAACTTCATGTTACCCTTTGATGAAATTCCTGACGATTTGGTGCCGCTAACTGCTTACTTTAAGTATCTACTAACTTTAGCTACAACTGAGCAGCCGATTTTACTATTCCTGGACAGCGTCGATCAATTAACCGGAGTACAAGGAAATAAGCTATCTTGGTTGCCTACCAGACTTCCATTGAATTGCAAG ATGATTCTATCTTGCGCGGCTGAAGAATCAAACCCGGTGATCTCTCGAGATTATCAATTACTACGAAGGATGATAGACACCGAGGAGAACTTCATCGAAGTCGTCGCTCTTGGCGAGGATCTTGCTATGGAAGTGATAAG GATGTGGATGAAAACAGCCCACAGAGACTTGAACAACTATCAATGGCGTCTCGTGGCGAACGCTATATCCAAGTGCTCTTTACCAATCTTCGTAAAGCTGGTCTTTGCAGAAATTTGCAGATGGAGGAGCTACACTAAACCAGCAGATACTCATTTAACGTGCACAGTGATGGACAGTATTATGATGCTTTTCGAAAGAATAGAGAAACAACATGGAAAAATTCTAGTATTCCATGCTCTAGCTTACATCACTGCTGCAAAGTCAGGTTTGTCAGAATCTGAATTGGAAGATTTGATCTCCTTGGACGACAAGGTGTTAGATGACGTCTATCAGTATCATTTACCACCGGTCAGAAGAATTCCACCTTTGCTCTGGACCAGGATACGAAACGATTTGCCTAATTATTTGAGCGAAAGAGAAGCTGATGGTGTCAGTGTTCTTAATTGGTACCACAGACAATTTAGAGACACCGCTAAGGAAagatactttaaaaatatgaacatGGCCATGTATTTCCATTCGATGATCGCTGATTACTATCTTGGCATTTGGGGTGGTGGACGACCCAAGCCGTTTAAATACACTGAAATTCAGAGACACAG GTTTAATTTGGCGGACAAAGAAGGAGTGGCGGATAGAAAAGTACCGGAACAACCTCTGgcattttattcgaaagatgGGACAATCACTAGATACAATCTAAGAAAG tTCGGTGAACTACCTTTCCATTTGGTCAGATCACGACGTTTCAACGATCTGTTCGAGAACGTTTTGTTCAACTACGAGTGGCTGCATGCCAAACTAAGCTCCTGCCCGCTGCAAGCAGTGCTTTCGGATTTCGAAGATGCCTGTAATTTCATCGACGATCAAAATATCGTTAG GGAACTTATGCTGGTTGCAGATGCGCTCAGATTAGGAGGTGCAATTTTGGGATCCCATCCAGATATGCTCGCACCTCAACTAATAGGTCGATTATTGCCAGAAATTGGTGGGAACGTGAATGTGAAGATGTTGCTTCGAGCGTGTGATAACGACGGCGCCAAGGATTGCGCCCTGCTTCCGGTTTATCATTGTCTACATACTCCTGGAGGACCGTTGAAA TATTCGCTGGAGGGCCATCAATTCGCCGTGTTTGACTTTTGCCTAACGTCGGATTACCGGTACGTCGTCTCGATATCCAATCGATTCATCACCTGGGATCTGAGCACCAGCGACATGGCAAGGGATGTAAATCCTGGTGTTGAGGGAATTATGCAACACCTAGTTCTCAGTCCTGATAATAGATACGCAGCTGCGTTTACCACTAATAATCAG AGCGTCGTGTTAAATACCCTGACGAGCGAGTTCGTTATTATCGATAATCCGCTTCCAAATGAGGAACCAGTGTGCGGAGTACATCTGATGAATCAGTTCTTCTTCGTCTATGGTAAATTAGGTTGGTGTAGATTCGACTTACGAGGAAATCTACTAGATACACACACGAATCCGGAGGATTCTAACAAATGGCCAATTTTGT GCGTCGAACACACGAATCTGGATGATTATAGAATAGTATTCTGGTCTGGAAACATGGAAGACACCAGTATGCTTTTGCATACCTACAGAAAAAAGATATCGCTGGAACCCTTAAATTTCCATAG CGTTATGGTAATGACCAATAACAAACAAGTTTTATACGCTTGTACAACTAAAGGAGATTATCGAGTCACGAAATACACCAGCGACAAAACGTCCTCTCAATGGGAGAAAGTTTTCGACATGCCCAGAGCTTTCAACGACGATGTGGAATACTTGTTGCAATTGAAGTTGGACAGGGAAGAGGAGATGCTCCTAGCCACAAGTGCCAATGGTTTCATCGTGTGGTTCTTAGAAAGTAAGAGCGACGCATACGTCCTGATATTGCCCAACGGAGTTCGAAACATCAGCACGAAGATGATGTGCTCGAATTCGATCATGGTCAGTGGCAACAAGAATTACGCCGTTGCCGGTGTAAG AAAAAATTTATACGTGTGGAATCTTGAAACAGCTGAATTGGTGAAGATCCTGGATGCTCATTTCGCGAGGATTATTCGACTGGAAGCGCTGACTATTGGAAATTGGAACAGCGTCGTAACATCGAGCATCGACAGAAGCGTGAAAGTATGGAACATAAATAACATCTTCGAGCAGGTTCATGTAATAGACAGACACGAGTTGCAGATTGATATGATAAG CTTGGCAGAAGAATGTAACTTAGCAGTTACGGTGACAAGAGACTGTGTAGGAATCTGGGACTTGCAAACGGGAAGACTGATCTCGAAATTGGCGGACAGTCCTTTGGGAGCAATTGTCACTCACGCTTGCATAACTCACGATGGAAA ATATATTGTATCGACAGAATCAGGTAATATACTAATATGGAACAGAATTACAGAACAGGTGTTGTTCAAAGAGGAACAGCAGCACGTGAGGCAGCTGACATTGGTCGAAAATTCGTCTAAATTTATAACCGTTTCGAGACCGAAAAATCCTGCAGGAGTGGAAAGCATGAAAATCAATGCTACTCTTTTTATGCGAACTATTCCCG ATGGAAAGACTACGTTTACATTGGAATATTTAGTCAGAAGTCACACAGGTACATCATTTCGAAATGTTGTGATGACTTCTGACAATTCTTTTCTGATTGCTCCAGCAGCTGATAAAGGCAACAGGGATTGTGTTATCATTTACAATGCAAATACTGGAGCGCTAATAAGtaaaattccaataaaattaCCAGGGTTCAAa GATATTTCATGTATCACTCCAATGCCAAATAAACCACACTGGATAGGAATCATTGGATCTGACAAAGGTACCATTTTGgacataaataaaaagaaaattatccgTACGATCCCCAAATGGAGTGGAAATATTAGCAGAGATGGgaaatatactttatacgCACCCAGCAG agGTGGTTTAGAGCTCCTTGAATTGAAAAAAGGAACTACTGTAAAAACATATATTCCAAAAGTTGCAGAGGGTGTTTTCACTGTAATATCCATGTTCAACCGCACCGATGAATATGTTCTTTATTACCATAGTGGAAGAAAAACTATACGTGTATTTAG ATCATCAGACTGTGAAATTATAGCAAACTACAGAGTTCAAGCAGAACTGAGTGCTATCGATAGCACTTATGATGGTAAGAGTATAGTCTTAGGAACAGTAGATGGTTGTGTATCTGTTTTAGCTATAGCAGATcctaaaaaggaagaaataaaggAGTATGTTGCGAACTTACCATCTCGCGATGAAAAC tggaaaaagaaaactgaGAAGCAACGAGTAGCTATTAAATTTAAAGCAGCTGCTCGCATTGCTCGTGTAACACACGACTTGAGTGCTATTATACGAAATTCAAACATTGCGGAAACGATTCAGGAATTAgatgaaaatgtagaataa